The DNA window ATTATTGAATATTTACTGAATGCGTGATGACTGCGAACTATGCCGGTCATGGCATAATTATTGGTTAAAAAAGTTAAATTAAAACTCATTCATCAATGAAAAACGCATTCAGATTACTAATAGCTGCTGCCGTAATGACGACAGCATTTTCATGCGGCCACCGTGCCGAAGACGCGAGCAGTACCGAAATAGCTGCCGACAGCAATAAAAAAGAACTGGAAGCTAAAGACTCTACAGAACTAAAGTCGGACGCTGAATTTGCGGTGAAAGCTGCCAACGGCGGTCTGCTGGAAGTGCAATTGGGTAAACTGGCGGCAACTAAAGCTACAACTGCCGAAGCTAAGCAGTTTGCAGAGATGATGGTGACCGACCACACCAAAGCTAACCAGGAGCTAATGGCTTTAGCGGGTACAAAAACCATAACCTTGCCGGCCGTTTTGGATGCTTCCGCGCAAAAGGATTATGACGACCTGGCTAAGACCGACAAAAAGGATTTTGACAAAGCTTACATCGACTACATGGTGAAAGACCATAAAGAAGATGTGGATGAATTTAAGAAAGAAGCCCAGGATGGTAAAGATGCCGAACTGAAAGCATTTGCCGCCAAAACAACACCGATACTGGAGCACCATTTACAAATGGCGCAGAAAGCTGCGGATGCTTTAAAGAAATAAAAAAAGGCGCTTAGGCGCCTTTTTTTATTGTTACAAA is part of the Mucilaginibacter terrenus genome and encodes:
- a CDS encoding DUF4142 domain-containing protein, with translation MKNAFRLLIAAAVMTTAFSCGHRAEDASSTEIAADSNKKELEAKDSTELKSDAEFAVKAANGGLLEVQLGKLAATKATTAEAKQFAEMMVTDHTKANQELMALAGTKTITLPAVLDASAQKDYDDLAKTDKKDFDKAYIDYMVKDHKEDVDEFKKEAQDGKDAELKAFAAKTTPILEHHLQMAQKAADALKK